From the genome of Heteronotia binoei isolate CCM8104 ecotype False Entrance Well unplaced genomic scaffold, APGP_CSIRO_Hbin_v1 ptg000810l, whole genome shotgun sequence, one region includes:
- the LOC132590811 gene encoding mamu class II histocompatibility antigen, DR alpha chain-like: MTARGPFQLYDPMKSGPCEGRGGPEHGSISPSPSPPLPLPLSLLTAEEVLSQVAFVQRSLTSEQGPSEFMFDFDGDEIFHVDLDHKVTVWRLPQFSEFTSFQAEGAQGNIAVLRSNLDILMRRSNNTPVENVAPKVMVYPEKPVVLEEPNVLICRANGFSPPVIRMTWMKNGEEVKATEETDFYPNIDNSFRKFSYLTFVPKAEDIYYCQVDHWGLAQPLTKEWNANMPEPLPETAENVVCGLGLAVGIVGIIVGTVLVIKSRQKEGNFRRGPM, encoded by the exons atgaccgccAGAGGTCCGTTCcagctctatgatcctatgaaatCTGGCCCATGTGAAGGGCGGGGAGGCCCAGAGCATGGCTCAATCTCTCCGTCTCCCTctccacccctccctctccccctctctctccttacAGCGGAGGAGGTGCTGTCACAGGTGGCCTTTGTGCAGCGGAGCCTGACCTCGGAGCAGGGGCCCAGCGAGTTCATGTTCGACTTTGACGGCGACGAGATCTTCCACGTGGACCTGGACCACAAGGTGACCGTCTGGCGCCTCCCCCAGTTCTCGGAGTTCACCAGCTTCCAAGCGGAGGGTGCCCAGGGCAACATCGCGGTGCTCCGCTCCAACCTCGACATCCTCATGCGGCGGTCCAACAACACCCCGGTGGAGAACG TGGCGCCGAAGGTGATGGTGTACCCGGAAAAGCCGGTGGTGCTGGAGGAACCCAATGTGCTTATCTGCCGGGCTAACGGGTTCTCGCCCCCCGTAATCCGCATGACCTGGATGAAGAACGGGGAGGAGGTGAAGGCCACGGAGGAGACGGACTTCTACCCCAACATCGACAACTCTTTCCGCAAGTTCTCCTACCTGACCTTCGTCCCCAAAGCCGAGGACATCTATTACTGCCAGGTGGACCACTGGGGCCTTGCCCAGCCCCTCACCAAGGAGTGGA ATGCCAACATGCCGGAGCCCCTCCCAGAGACGGCGGAGAACGTGGTGTGTGGCCTCGGCCTGGCCGTGGGCATCGTGGGCATCATCGTGGGCACCGTCCTCgtcatcaagagccggcagaagGAGGGCAACTTCCGCCGGGGGCCCATGTGA